The following coding sequences lie in one Takifugu flavidus isolate HTHZ2018 chromosome 4, ASM371156v2, whole genome shotgun sequence genomic window:
- the cdk2 gene encoding cyclin-dependent kinase 2, whose protein sequence is MDAFQKVEKIGEGTYGVVYKAKHKVTGETVALKKIRLETETEGVPSTAIREISLLKELSHPNIVKLRDVIHTENKLYLVFEFLHQDLKKFMDSSTVTGIPLPLVKSYLFQLLQGLAFCHSHRVLHRDLKPQNLLINAQGEIKLADFGLARAFGVPVRTYTHEVVTLWYRAPEILLGCKYYSTAVDIWSLGCIFAEMVTRRALFPGDSEIDQLFRIFRTLGTPDETVWPGVTSLPDYKPSFPKWARQELSKVAPLLDEDGRELLGEMLKYDPNKRLSAKNALVHRFFRDVTLAIPNLRL, encoded by the exons ATGGATGCCTTTCAGAAGGTGGAAAAGATAGGGGAAGGGACGTACGGAGTGGTTTATAAAGCCAAGCACAAAGTCACCGGCGAAACAGTTGCTCTCAAGAAAATTAGACTGGAGAC AGAAACAGAAGGTGTGCCCAGCACTGCCATCCGAGAGATTTCCCTTCTCAAAGAACTCAGTCATCCGAATATTGTCAA gttgCGGGATGTCATTCACACCGAGAATAAGCTCTACCTGGTGTTTGAGTTCCTCCATCAGGACCTAAAGAAGTTCATGGACTCCTCCACAGTTACTGGTATCCCGCTACCTCTTGTCAAG agttatctgttccagctgctgcaaGGCCTGGCCTTCTGCCACTCTCACAGGGTTCTTCATCGTGACCTGAAACCTCAGAATCTCCTCATCAATGCTCAGGGAGAGATCAAGCTGGCTGATTTTGGCCTGGCGCGAGCTTTTGGTGTACCTGTCCGCACGTACACACATGAG GTTGTTACGCTTTGGTATAGAGCACCAGAAATTCTCCTGGGCTGTAAATACTACTCCACAGCTGTCGACATCTGGAGTCTAGGATGTATCTTTGCAGAAATG GTCACCAGGAGGGCGCTTTTCCCTGGAGACTCGGAGATTGATCAGTTATTCCGAATCTTCCGCACTCTGGGAACACCGGATGAGACAGTCTGGCCAGGAGTCACCTCTCTTCCCGACTACAAGCCATCTTTTCCCAAGTGGGCTCGGCAAGAGTTATCCAAAGTGGCTCCTCTTCTAGATGAAGACGGGAGAGAGCTGCTCGGG GAAATGTTGAAATATGACCCAAACAAAAGGCTGTCAGCAAAAAACGCCCTCGTGCATCGGTTCTTCCGCGACGTCACCCTGGCAATTCCTAACCTGAGACTCTGA
- the olfml3b gene encoding olfactomedin-like protein 3A has translation MRRLIILAALACFAAAQHQALIDYLEQRLLAIEGRITQWHEQTARYASELRELKQQMLSQLENLDKEKEVLRTSLDSVGTRVDRVERELDYLETQNGVQPCVDVDDKLIEQQVTLVQEKQKAKYLRLSDCSDMISSIKAMKILKRVGGPKGMWTKDTGRGSGKVYVFNGTDEDTVYEFSSAQDFTRSAGTSLSTSVKLPSAWRGAGHVVYNNHLYYIDQQEEIRVLKYDVKNSSVTDSAVFPAQDHVPVYSLNPETMMDLAVDEEGLWVIYATRQNERHISLAKLDARSLDMEQMWDTNCPRENAEAAFVICGTLYVAYNTPQPGRSRVQCVFDVNGMVSNEEAPLIYFPKRYGAHSSLKYNPQEKLLYAWDDGYQILYKLVLKKKLEI, from the exons atgaggCGACTCATCATCTTGGCTGCGTTGGCCTGCTTCGCCGCTGCGCAGCACCAGGCGCTCATCGACTACCTGGAGCAGCGGCTGCTCGCCATTGAG GGACGCATCACCCAGTGGCACGAACAGACGGCCCGCTACGCGTCGGAGCTGCGGGAACTGAAGCAACAGATGCTTTCccagctggagaacctggacaaGGAGAAGGAGGTGCTGAGGACGAGTCTGGACAGCGTGGGGACCAGGGTGGACCGGGTGGAGCGCGAGCTGGACTACCTGGAGACTCAGAATGGCGTTCAGCCCTGTGTGGACGTGGACGACAAGCTGATCGAGCAGCAGGTGACGCTGgtgcaggagaagcagaaggcCAAGTATCTCCGACTGTCAG ACTGCAGCGACATGATCTCCAGCATCAAAGCCATGAAGATCCTGAAGCGGGTCGGCGGGCCGAAGGGCATGTGGACCAAAGACACGGGCCGGGGCTCCGGGAAGGTCTACGTCTTTAACGGGACGGACGAAGACACCGTCTATGAGTTCTcctctgcgcaggacttcaccCGTTCGGCGGGGACATCTCTGTCCACGAGCGTGAAGCTGCCATCGGCCTGGAGGGGGGCAGGCCACGTCGTCTACAACAACCACCTCTATTACATCGATCAACAGGAGGAGATTCGGGTGCTCAAATATGACGTGAAGAACAGCTCTGTGACCGACAGCGCGGTCTTCCCGGCGCAGGACCACGTCCCGGTGTACAGCCTGAACCCCGAGACCATGATggacctggctgtggatgaggaaGGCCTGTGGGTCATTTACGCCACACGGCAGAACGAGAGGCACATCTCTTTGGCTAAATTGGACGCCAGGTCGCTGGACATGGAGCAGATGTGGGACACAAACTGCCCGAGGGAGAACGCCGAGGCGGCGTTTGTCATCTGCGGCACGCTGTATGTGGCTTACAACACCCCGCAGCCCGGCCGCTCCCGCgtccagtgtgtgtttgacgTCAACGGCATGGTGAGCAACGAGGAGGCGCCGCTGATTTACTTCCCGAAGCGCTACGGAGCCCATTCCAGCCTGAAGTACAACCCCCAGGAGAAGCTTCTCTACGCCTGGGACGATGGCTACCAGATCCTATACAAGCTTGTCCTGAAGAAGAAACTAGAGATCTGA
- the avil gene encoding advillin isoform X2 — protein sequence MFSSLVVKEKGAMEYTFRAVTHSPGILIWRIEKMDLVQVPEKWYGNFYEGDCYILLSTQKVSSSQSYDIHYWIGSRSTQDEQGAAAVYAIQLDEFLGCAPVQHREVQNHESDTFRGYFKQGIIYKKGGVASGMRHTETNAYDVRRLLHVKGKKRVIAAEVEMSWMSFNLGDVFLLDIGKTIFQWNGPKSNRQERLKGMLLAKDIRDRERGGRAQVRVIEGEAESGSPESMEMLSGVLGQRNFELMDGPPDEAFDQEQKSNLTLYHVSDADGQIKVAEVAARPLTQDLLDHNECYLLDQGGTKIFVWKGKKASKVERQAAMARALEYINVKRYPVTTNVETVNDGAESALFKQLFQTWSVKDQTQGLGKVHTRGKVAHVTQEKFDASLMHVMPEVAAQERMVDDGTGQVEMWRIENLELVPVDPEWYGYFYGGDCYLILYTYLANNKKSYLLYIWQGRHATQDEVAASAFQAVTLDQKHDGKPVQVRVTMGKEPRHFMAIFKGKMVIFEGGTSRKESATDPEPPIRLFQIHGSDPFNTKTIEVPALATSLNSSDVFLLKSQSGVYLWCGKGSSGDERAMAKEVSSVIGRKGSEEIVAEGQEPFEFWELLGGKAAYATSRRLQQSVLDHQPRLFECSNQTGRFIVTEVTRFTQDDLSEDDVMLLDTWDQVFIWIGKEANEVERKESLITCQEYLRTHPGARDPDTPIVLIKQGFEPPTFTGWFTAWDATKWSDGKSYEELKQELGDVACPVRVTPQECGNGEKTHQLFRPDELVHKLASELPEGVDPTQKEKHLSDSDFSSIFGITNEEFAGLPRWKQLNMKKEKGMF from the exons ATGTTCTCATCCCTTGTTGTTAAAGAAAAAGGGGCGATGGAGTACACGTTCAGAGCCGTAACTCACAGCCCTGGGATTCTAATCTGGAGAATTGAG AAAATGGATCTGGTGCAAGTGCCCGAGAAGTGGTACGGAAACTTTTACGAGGGTGACTGCTACATACTTCTGTCT ACGCAGAAGGTGAGCAGCTCCCAGAGCTACGACATCCACTACTGGATCGGCTCCAGGTCCACTCAGGACGAACAGGGCGCCGCGGCCGTTTACGCCATCCAGCTGGACGAGTTCTTAGGATGTGCTCCGGTGCAGCACCGTGAGGTCCAGAACCATGAGTCTGATACCTTCAGAGGCTATTTTAAACAGGGCATCAT CTACAAGAAGGGCGGAGTGGCTTCGGGCATGAGGCACACCGAGACCAACGCCTACGACGTCAGGAGGCTGCTCCATGTCAAAGGGAAGAAACGAGTGATCGCAGCAGAG GTGGAGATGAGCTGGATGAGCTTCAACCTGGGCGACGTCTTCTTGCTGGATATCGGCAAAACCATCTTCCAGTGGAACGGACCAAAGAGTAACAGACAGGAAAGGCTCAAA GGCATGCTCTTGGCCAAAGACAtccgagacagagagaggggagggcggGCGCAGGTCAGAGTGATCGAGGGTGAAGCCGAGAGCGGCTCCCCCGAGAGCATGGAGATGCTGAGCGGTGTTCTTGGACAGAGAAACTTTGAGCTTATGGACGGTCCTCCAGATGAAGCCTTTGACCAGGAGCAGAAATCAAACCTGACGCTCTACCA CGTGTCAGATGCTGACGGACAGATTAAAGTGGCCGAAGTGGCCGCCAGACCTCTGACGCAGGATCTCCTTGATCACAAT GAGTGCTACCTCTTGGATCAGGGAGGGACAAAGATCTTTGTATGGAAAGGGAAGAAGGCGAGCAAAGTGGAAAGGCAGGCTGCTATGGCCAGAGCGTTG GAGTACATCAACGTGAAACGCTACCCGGTTACGACAAACGTGGAGACGGTGAACGACGGGGCCGAGTCGGCTCTCTTCAAACAGCTGTTCCAGACCTGGTCTGTAAAGGACCAGACGCAGGGGCTGGGCAAGGTGCACACGAGAGGGAAAGTGG CTCACGTCACGCAGGAGAAGTTTGATGCCTCTCTGATGCACGTGATGCCCGAGGTCGCTGCCCAGGAGCGAATGGTGGACGATGGCACAGGCCAAGTGGAG ATGTGGAGGATTGAGAATCTGGAGCTGGTCCCGGTGGATCCTGAATGGTATGGCTACTTCTACGGAGGAGACTGCTACCTCATTCTCTACACTTACCTGGCTAACAATAAAAAGTCTTACCTGCTCTACATTTGGCAG GGGCGACATGCGACGCAAGATGAAGTGGCAGCTTCCGCGTTCCAGGCGGTGACCTTGGATCAGAAACATGACGGCAAGCCAGTCCAAGTCAGAGTTACAATGGGGAAAGAACCGCGGCACTTCATGGCAATCTTTAAGGGTAAAATGGTCATCTTTGAG GGGGGCACCTCTAGAAAGGAGTCAGCAACTGATCCGGAACCGCCAATCCGGTTGTTTCAGATCCATGGTTCTGACCCATTTAACACAAAAACCATTGAGGTTCCGGCCCTGGCCACCTCTCTAAACTCCAGTGACGTGTTTTTGCTAAAGAGCCAAAGTGGAGTTTACCTGTGGTGTGGCAAG GGCTCCAGTGGAGACGAGAGGGCCATGGCGAAGGAGGTCAGCTCCGTGATTGGCCGGAAAGGCTCCGAGGAGATTGTCGCGGAGGGGCAGGAACCTTTTGAATTCTGGGAGCTACTCGGAGGGAAAGCCGCCTACGCCACTTCCAGGAG ATTGCAGCAGAGTGTTTTAGACCACCAGCCTCGCCTGTTTGAATGCTCCAATCAGACGGGCCGCTTCATTGTCACGGAGGTGACTCGGTTCACGCAGGATGACCTCAGCGAGGACGACGTCATGTTGCTCGACACGTGGGATCAG GTCTTTATCTGGATCGGTAAAGAAGCCAATGAGGTAGAACGCAAGGAATCCCTGATTACTTGCCAAGAGTATCTGCGCACTCACCCAGGGGCCAGAGACCCGGACACCCCCATCGTCCTGATCAAGCAGGGGTTCGAGCCCCCCACCTTTACTGGGTGGTTCACAGCCTGGGACGCCACCAAGTGGAGC GATGGGAAGAGCTACGAGGAGCTGAAGCAAGAGCTGGGAGACGTAGCCTGCCCAGTCCGTGTCACACCT caggaatgcGGCAACGGCGAGAAAACGCACCAGCTCTTCCGACCCGATGAGCTGGTCCACAAACTGGCCAGTGAGCTGCCCGAAGGTGTTGACCCGACCCAAAAAGAG AAACATCTCTCCGACTCGGACTTCAGCAGCATTTTTGGGATCACCAATGAAGAGTTTGCGGGCCTGCCGAGGTGGAAACAGCTGAacatgaagaaagagaagggCATGTTTTAA
- the avil gene encoding advillin isoform X1 — MFSSLVVKEKGAMEYTFRAVTHSPGILIWRIEKMDLVQVPEKWYGNFYEGDCYILLSTQKVSSSQSYDIHYWIGSRSTQDEQGAAAVYAIQLDEFLGCAPVQHREVQNHESDTFRGYFKQGIIYKKGGVASGMRHTETNAYDVRRLLHVKGKKRVIAAEVEMSWMSFNLGDVFLLDIGKTIFQWNGPKSNRQERLKGMLLAKDIRDRERGGRAQVRVIEGEAESGSPESMEMLSGVLGQRNFELMDGPPDEAFDQEQKSNLTLYHVSDADGQIKVAEVAARPLTQDLLDHNECYLLDQGGTKIFVWKGKKASKVERQAAMARALEYINVKRYPVTTNVETVNDGAESALFKQLFQTWSVKDQTQGLGKVHTRGKVAHVTQEKFDASLMHVMPEVAAQERMVDDGTGQVEMWRIENLELVPVDPEWYGYFYGGDCYLILYTYLANNKKSYLLYIWQGRHATQDEVAASAFQAVTLDQKHDGKPVQVRVTMGKEPRHFMAIFKGKMVIFEGGTSRKESATDPEPPIRLFQIHGSDPFNTKTIEVPALATSLNSSDVFLLKSQSGVYLWCGKGSSGDERAMAKEVSSVIGRKGSEEIVAEGQEPFEFWELLGGKAAYATSRRLQQSVLDHQPRLFECSNQTGRFIVTEVTRFTQDDLSEDDVMLLDTWDQVFIWIGKEANEVERKESLITCQEYLRTHPGARDPDTPIVLIKQGFEPPTFTGWFTAWDATKWSDGKSYEELKQELGDVACPVRVTPQQECGNGEKTHQLFRPDELVHKLASELPEGVDPTQKEKHLSDSDFSSIFGITNEEFAGLPRWKQLNMKKEKGMF, encoded by the exons ATGTTCTCATCCCTTGTTGTTAAAGAAAAAGGGGCGATGGAGTACACGTTCAGAGCCGTAACTCACAGCCCTGGGATTCTAATCTGGAGAATTGAG AAAATGGATCTGGTGCAAGTGCCCGAGAAGTGGTACGGAAACTTTTACGAGGGTGACTGCTACATACTTCTGTCT ACGCAGAAGGTGAGCAGCTCCCAGAGCTACGACATCCACTACTGGATCGGCTCCAGGTCCACTCAGGACGAACAGGGCGCCGCGGCCGTTTACGCCATCCAGCTGGACGAGTTCTTAGGATGTGCTCCGGTGCAGCACCGTGAGGTCCAGAACCATGAGTCTGATACCTTCAGAGGCTATTTTAAACAGGGCATCAT CTACAAGAAGGGCGGAGTGGCTTCGGGCATGAGGCACACCGAGACCAACGCCTACGACGTCAGGAGGCTGCTCCATGTCAAAGGGAAGAAACGAGTGATCGCAGCAGAG GTGGAGATGAGCTGGATGAGCTTCAACCTGGGCGACGTCTTCTTGCTGGATATCGGCAAAACCATCTTCCAGTGGAACGGACCAAAGAGTAACAGACAGGAAAGGCTCAAA GGCATGCTCTTGGCCAAAGACAtccgagacagagagaggggagggcggGCGCAGGTCAGAGTGATCGAGGGTGAAGCCGAGAGCGGCTCCCCCGAGAGCATGGAGATGCTGAGCGGTGTTCTTGGACAGAGAAACTTTGAGCTTATGGACGGTCCTCCAGATGAAGCCTTTGACCAGGAGCAGAAATCAAACCTGACGCTCTACCA CGTGTCAGATGCTGACGGACAGATTAAAGTGGCCGAAGTGGCCGCCAGACCTCTGACGCAGGATCTCCTTGATCACAAT GAGTGCTACCTCTTGGATCAGGGAGGGACAAAGATCTTTGTATGGAAAGGGAAGAAGGCGAGCAAAGTGGAAAGGCAGGCTGCTATGGCCAGAGCGTTG GAGTACATCAACGTGAAACGCTACCCGGTTACGACAAACGTGGAGACGGTGAACGACGGGGCCGAGTCGGCTCTCTTCAAACAGCTGTTCCAGACCTGGTCTGTAAAGGACCAGACGCAGGGGCTGGGCAAGGTGCACACGAGAGGGAAAGTGG CTCACGTCACGCAGGAGAAGTTTGATGCCTCTCTGATGCACGTGATGCCCGAGGTCGCTGCCCAGGAGCGAATGGTGGACGATGGCACAGGCCAAGTGGAG ATGTGGAGGATTGAGAATCTGGAGCTGGTCCCGGTGGATCCTGAATGGTATGGCTACTTCTACGGAGGAGACTGCTACCTCATTCTCTACACTTACCTGGCTAACAATAAAAAGTCTTACCTGCTCTACATTTGGCAG GGGCGACATGCGACGCAAGATGAAGTGGCAGCTTCCGCGTTCCAGGCGGTGACCTTGGATCAGAAACATGACGGCAAGCCAGTCCAAGTCAGAGTTACAATGGGGAAAGAACCGCGGCACTTCATGGCAATCTTTAAGGGTAAAATGGTCATCTTTGAG GGGGGCACCTCTAGAAAGGAGTCAGCAACTGATCCGGAACCGCCAATCCGGTTGTTTCAGATCCATGGTTCTGACCCATTTAACACAAAAACCATTGAGGTTCCGGCCCTGGCCACCTCTCTAAACTCCAGTGACGTGTTTTTGCTAAAGAGCCAAAGTGGAGTTTACCTGTGGTGTGGCAAG GGCTCCAGTGGAGACGAGAGGGCCATGGCGAAGGAGGTCAGCTCCGTGATTGGCCGGAAAGGCTCCGAGGAGATTGTCGCGGAGGGGCAGGAACCTTTTGAATTCTGGGAGCTACTCGGAGGGAAAGCCGCCTACGCCACTTCCAGGAG ATTGCAGCAGAGTGTTTTAGACCACCAGCCTCGCCTGTTTGAATGCTCCAATCAGACGGGCCGCTTCATTGTCACGGAGGTGACTCGGTTCACGCAGGATGACCTCAGCGAGGACGACGTCATGTTGCTCGACACGTGGGATCAG GTCTTTATCTGGATCGGTAAAGAAGCCAATGAGGTAGAACGCAAGGAATCCCTGATTACTTGCCAAGAGTATCTGCGCACTCACCCAGGGGCCAGAGACCCGGACACCCCCATCGTCCTGATCAAGCAGGGGTTCGAGCCCCCCACCTTTACTGGGTGGTTCACAGCCTGGGACGCCACCAAGTGGAGC GATGGGAAGAGCTACGAGGAGCTGAAGCAAGAGCTGGGAGACGTAGCCTGCCCAGTCCGTGTCACACCT cagcaggaatgcGGCAACGGCGAGAAAACGCACCAGCTCTTCCGACCCGATGAGCTGGTCCACAAACTGGCCAGTGAGCTGCCCGAAGGTGTTGACCCGACCCAAAAAGAG AAACATCTCTCCGACTCGGACTTCAGCAGCATTTTTGGGATCACCAATGAAGAGTTTGCGGGCCTGCCGAGGTGGAAACAGCTGAacatgaagaaagagaagggCATGTTTTAA
- the si:ch1073-456m8.1 gene encoding uncharacterized protein si:ch1073-456m8.1 isoform X1 encodes MHSITVDNSGSPRKRTLSRGISEDESLRSIITETESSSRRLTRSESRTGTLKRISDTQQSDQELFMGLPEMLELQASYDEVVQELRGLEVERETLLFQVDVLQDTLESVEELLAEAQRDVGQANLALDQEREAKRKLESMVCSLMQEVERLKEERNNEPAAPVKTGGADEPGSRAVLGSSPEEDEGNVFAKLRRMVSKPLNHVPSLALDNPLAVDGILRRPYENEVEEREDDLADQNDTDSAYEDASAETPEQDRLFPGTADTQELQRDPESSTQISEDKNQDPKVEQCVVS; translated from the exons ATGCATTCGATCACTGTGGATAACAGTGGTTCGCCAAGAAAACGGACGTTGTCTCGGGGAATAAGCGAAGACGAATCTCTCCGCAGCATTATAACAGAG ACGGAGAGCTCGTCCAGGCGGCTGACCCGGAGCGAGAGCCGAACAGGTACCCTGAAGAGGATCAGTGACACTCAG caGTCTGACCAGGAGCTCTTCATGGGACTCCCAGAAATG ctggagctgcaggccaGCTATGACGAGGTGGTGCAGGAGCTTCGTGGGCTGGAGGTGGAGCGAGAGACTCTTTTGTTCCAGGTGGACGTCCTTCAGGACACTCTGGAgagcgtggaggagctgctggccgAAGCTCAGAGGGACGTAGGACAGGCCAACCTG GCGCTGGATCAGGAGAGGGAGGCCAAGAGGAAACTGGAGAGCATGGTCTGCTCTCTGATGCAAGAGGTGGAGAGATTAAAGGAG GAAAGGAACAATGAGCCTGCAGCTCCGGTGAAGACGGGTGGAGCTGATGAACCCGGCAGCCGTGCAGTGTTGGGATCCAGcccagaggaggacgagggaaaCGTCTTTGCCAAGCTGCGGAGGATGGTCAGTAAACCCCTGAACCACGTCCCCTCTCTCGCGCTGGACAACCCGCTTGCCGTGGACGGCATCCTGCGCAGGCCTTACGAGAACGAGGTGGAGGAGCGAGAAGACGATTTGGCGGACCAGAATGACACAGACAGTGCCTACGAAGACGCGTCTGCAGAGACTCCGGAGCAGGACAGACTGTTTCCAGGTACAGCAGACACTCAGGAGCTGCAGCGCGACCCAGAGAGTTCAACCCAGATCAGTGAGGACAAGAACCAGGACCCAAAGGTTGAACAGTGTGTCGTGTCTTAA
- the si:ch1073-456m8.1 gene encoding uncharacterized protein si:ch1073-456m8.1 isoform X2: MHSITVDNSGSPRKRTLSRGISEDESLRSIITETESSSRRLTRSESRTGTLKRISDTQSDQELFMGLPEMLELQASYDEVVQELRGLEVERETLLFQVDVLQDTLESVEELLAEAQRDVGQANLALDQEREAKRKLESMVCSLMQEVERLKEERNNEPAAPVKTGGADEPGSRAVLGSSPEEDEGNVFAKLRRMVSKPLNHVPSLALDNPLAVDGILRRPYENEVEEREDDLADQNDTDSAYEDASAETPEQDRLFPGTADTQELQRDPESSTQISEDKNQDPKVEQCVVS, from the exons ATGCATTCGATCACTGTGGATAACAGTGGTTCGCCAAGAAAACGGACGTTGTCTCGGGGAATAAGCGAAGACGAATCTCTCCGCAGCATTATAACAGAG ACGGAGAGCTCGTCCAGGCGGCTGACCCGGAGCGAGAGCCGAACAGGTACCCTGAAGAGGATCAGTGACACTCAG TCTGACCAGGAGCTCTTCATGGGACTCCCAGAAATG ctggagctgcaggccaGCTATGACGAGGTGGTGCAGGAGCTTCGTGGGCTGGAGGTGGAGCGAGAGACTCTTTTGTTCCAGGTGGACGTCCTTCAGGACACTCTGGAgagcgtggaggagctgctggccgAAGCTCAGAGGGACGTAGGACAGGCCAACCTG GCGCTGGATCAGGAGAGGGAGGCCAAGAGGAAACTGGAGAGCATGGTCTGCTCTCTGATGCAAGAGGTGGAGAGATTAAAGGAG GAAAGGAACAATGAGCCTGCAGCTCCGGTGAAGACGGGTGGAGCTGATGAACCCGGCAGCCGTGCAGTGTTGGGATCCAGcccagaggaggacgagggaaaCGTCTTTGCCAAGCTGCGGAGGATGGTCAGTAAACCCCTGAACCACGTCCCCTCTCTCGCGCTGGACAACCCGCTTGCCGTGGACGGCATCCTGCGCAGGCCTTACGAGAACGAGGTGGAGGAGCGAGAAGACGATTTGGCGGACCAGAATGACACAGACAGTGCCTACGAAGACGCGTCTGCAGAGACTCCGGAGCAGGACAGACTGTTTCCAGGTACAGCAGACACTCAGGAGCTGCAGCGCGACCCAGAGAGTTCAACCCAGATCAGTGAGGACAAGAACCAGGACCCAAAGGTTGAACAGTGTGTCGTGTCTTAA